In the Caenorhabditis elegans chromosome X genome, one interval contains:
- the C06E2.9 gene encoding Neuropeptide-Like Protein (Partially confirmed by transcript evidence) produces MGQGRQKIIFDNSKMRFITVLIFVFALLSKAVSQDFIDDSADMHRFRRHVEHQKHSLNDGHLHSRNSKNVSRHFVNDGHAQHHKNNGGQFKLRH; encoded by the exons ATGGGCCAAGGAAGGCAGAAGATCATCTTTGACAATTCCAAAATGCGTTTTATCACTGTTCTCATCTTTGTCTTTGCCCTTCTCTCCAAGGCTGTGAGCCAAGATTTCATCGATGACTCCGCTGATATGCACCGTTTCCGCCGGCACGTTGAACATCAAAAACATAGTCTCAACGAT gGCCATCTCCACTCTCGTAATTCTAAAAACGTTTCCCGACACTTTGTAAACGAC ggaCATGCTCAACATCACAAGAACAATGGTGGACAATTCAAATTGAGACATTAA